In the genome of Primulina eburnea isolate SZY01 chromosome 13, ASM2296580v1, whole genome shotgun sequence, the window ctgaaaaagctcGCTCAGTAGTGGTGGTAGACACAtgtaatgtcaaaacaagatgaatcaatctagtcaacataacgTAAACATTTGACTTTCCATTCTCAatcaattgctgacacaactcaataagtatagaaacctttaaattcgacatcacatcaagtttataatgtatcaattcatactccaaagcaacaatttcttgatccgtgaaatctccaggataaaacttcgttgcaagcttgcaaatatcatcactgttaaacgagtcaaatgaatttttaagaTCTAAAGTtgtactaagagaaagaagttccaccgatgactcattgaaccgagtatttaactccatcaaaatgaaatcaattgctgcattaaaaacatcaaagtggtaatgacTCTCTATTGTAATTTGCCGACAGGAACGTCCAATCTTATATAGACAATCAAGGTCAGGAACATCAATTTCATTTATTGAGCAAAAAAACTTTAACTTCCTAAAGAAATTCGTTCCACCCACATTCTCTAAATTCTTGAAGGCTAGTTTTGGTAGTAGTGACAAATGTAATAGCAATCAAAATGTCTTGAGATTTTCTTTAAAGAATTTGACAAATAGTATATGGtgttctcataattttatgcaTTAAGTTCAAAATAAACACAAATTCAAAGCTTTCCATGTTTCTGTAAATCCCCCGAACTTCAGCCTTAGATCTTCCATTTGGAGAATAATCACTGAGAACTTCAAAAACTTTGCAAGTTGCAGTGTACATACCTATGAAGCTTTTTACCGAATCATAGTGAGAACTCCAACGAGTAGCTCGTGGTCGTTGCAAATTACCAATCTGGTTTGCACCAATTCTAGAATCACGTTCTCACATATAATCAATTTCATTTCTTTGTGCTGTATGTAATTCAACAAAGTGTTTAGTAGAAGAAGTGACAATATTAACAATATTGTCCAAATGAGAAAAGAACTCCCAAATAACACTAACATCCTTAGCTGCAGAAACCAATGTCAGTTGTAAACGATGTGCAAAACAGTGGACATAGTATGCATATGgacaatctttgagaaataatgCTTGAAGTCCATTCCACGCTCCACGCATATTGCTAGCACCATCATATCCATGGACTCTAATTTTCTTAACATGGATATCATGATGAACAAGAACATTTGATATCTCATTTTTCAAATTCATTGAGGTAGTGTAACTAACACTTTTGATGTAAAAAAATCTTTCTGTCAAAATCCTATGATTGTTCACAAACCTCAATATAATGGCCATTTGCTCTCGTTTAGATATATCTCGGGCTTCATCAACAAGAATACAAAAGTATTTATCTCCAACTTCTTTACGAACCATCTGCCGGACTCTATTGGCCATAATATGTAAAATATCTTTTTGAATTTCTGGAGCGATGTATTGGGCATTTTTTTGGAGCATTATCAAGTACAACTTCATCAATTTTTGTATTCATTTTTGCAAAAGCCTTCaccaattcaagaaaattttcacGATTAGATGAAGAAAGAGATTCATCGTTACCTCTAAACGTACAACCTTGAAGTGCTAGCCAACGAACATCTACAATTGAGGTGCTCAAACGCAGAcgatttttctctttttcctcTTTAGATTGTGCATGCATCATTTTATCAATATGTTGCAAGAGCCTCATCAAATTTTCATCCCTTCTCTCACACATAGTATGAGGCGAAGATGCTGCAGAACCAATATTCGCAATAAAAGCACATGTTTTTCCTTGGTTACCCTTTTCCAATTGTCAAATCCTTCATTGACCAATGCCGATATATTGGATGAATTAACATCATTCAGGAAATGAAAACAATAGAAacaatatgccttatttgttgaaggCGAATACTccaaccaataaaatttttgaaaccATTTTTTCTGAAAAGGACGATTCTGGCTTCCAAATTTTGTACTTGGATACTCCAACATATCTGGTTGATGAGGCCACATATTTAGATATGAACGTCTTATCCCATCTCGTACATTAACATGATATTcacatatttgttttttttttcccggATCTCATTCAATACAAGTAGATGATGACTGATGATCGTCTCTAGGAGAGGAACATGAAGGAATTTGGATATTGGGAAATGGAAGACTTTCATTGGATTGATGTTGCATTGTTAGGACTGTAGGAATTGAAGTATCTTCACTAGCTTGACGATTTTCCTTCTTGAAGAAAGAGGATATCaatgtttttcttttctttgtagCAGATTGATGTTCAATTTTGAAATAGTTCAAGTTATAATCctaaacaagtaataaaataattatcaaacaaataaataagtaatagtcaatcaataactcaacaacaaacaatcaaGACTCAAGAATCAATTGCTCATAAACAAATATTCAAGCAATAACTAATTAATGACTCATCAAATTGATTTGTGAGCtattctcacataagttttcgTGTTTGTAAAAAAAGTTCCTACTTCGTTATTTACCTCAAAAAATTTATTCCACAAAACAACAAATTTACATACTACACTTTGACACAGAATACATATACACAATTCAATATAACAACATTTACGTAATTGacatattaattaaagattaaaaaaatttgaataacaAGAAATCTGCTATCAAATGATAAAAGAGAATTGAAATTCATGAAATATTCATGCAATAATCTAACTTTTAATCGAAAATTTTAGGAGAAAACTCAACTTTTATTTatcattataaataataaaataaccaTAACAATTTCAAGTTCTATatcataattcaaaattttcttttttctctAAGACTGAGAATTGTCGCATGAACTTTCAAACTTACTGCGAGAAAAATTTAATGGGAAAATTTAGTAGTTTACTTAATTAAATGTCATGGTGAATTATTAACAATGGAGCTAATGCACCTGCCACCTAATGGACCAAATCTTAGGAAGAACAAGCAATTATGTATTTATTGTCGTGCCATAAATTAATTACACACACCGATACGCAAGAACACATAGTGGTGAAAAACTAAAGCAAGAAAAACAATAGTTACGATTCGAGTCTCGAGACGACACATGCCTTGAATTATTCATCCTTCTTCTACCTGAAAAATCAACAAAGAAATTATCGCAACCTACTGCATGAAAAATCCATGGAATTAGAAATGAAAAACGATTAGAGATTAAGAAATCTTGCTACGGTGAGCGAACAAAAAAGAATCCCAAGTTTCGTGAAAACTGCGTGAAAATTAGGAGAAGCTATTGTGGGCTATCTTGGTTCATGCTAATTTTGGTCTCATCCATGTAAATGGGTTGGGCTGGACTATGACATTGGTGGGTGGGCTGAAATTTTAActtgtataaaaataaaaaaaataaaaaaaaagtaggTTGTGCTGTAGCCCTCAAATGCATATAAAGTGAAAAATGACATTCAACTTCTCACATGCTTTTTCATTATTTACGCATAGCTTTTTCGAAGTTCAAAATTTGTCCTGTTTTTTATGGTAGAACCCATACGGTGGAGTGGCGAAAAACTTACCATATCTAAGACGATTGATTCAAGAAATGGCATCACATGAAGTGCAACACTGTTTCATATTTTGGAATCTAATCGTTTCAGAAAATCCAATTTAGGAAGTGGAAGCCTTTGTTTAGATTGGGCAATGGTCGAACATAAATAAAACAAATGTTAATAAGTAATCAAAATGAGGTCCTCTTACTTTCAAATTTCATTGACCAAGAAACCAGTGTTAGGGACCAAAAAATCAAAGATTAAAGAGGTATGCTACATATATATGAGCCAGATTCAAGATATGTGATGTGTAACCAAAAACCACCGTAATTTTGCCACTTGACCTTTGGTCTTTACATTAAAAGAAAATCAATCGCAAGACATTCACTCaatcatatatatgtatacatacaCACAAAGTATTTCAAATAGATATAAAAAGTGCATTGCTAAATAGATTGTTGCAAGAGGACGTGTATGTTGAACAACATTCATGTTTCATTGATCATGCTCAGCTTTAAATTGCATAAAGTTTTATATGGTTTAAAGCAAACACCAATGACATGATATATGAAACGACcctccttctaaattcatttagtttacactatttttttttcccataaaccatgcataattataatcataaataaattaGCATAAATAGTCAAATAACAAAACTACATATTATCCATAATCATTCATGCGAAATAAGTAAAATAAGCAATAAAAGTCTAAAATTTAACTCAATAAATTCTAGCATTCTAATGGTCTATAAATAAAAGCAGTaatccataaaatcatcaaaagtcTTTAGCATATGCGGGAGTTGTATGCTACTACTTAAACGAGAGTTGTATGCTACTACTTAAATTATAATTCACCCAAGTGTAGGTTGTCAAATGCAagaatgaagtttacaaattataaattttgtcaaggctcgaggatttattcttggtttatgtaatattgtttaactaaaagtaaaacaaaggaaaccaccataaataatggttccaacaaaattaaatatttaaacacacacataatataatatagttcccactatagaaagtaccgaattaaccgatattttataccgaattaaccgatattttatatatggtacctatgattatatatataactatataaatatataatttcataaagtaaatgttaatttaaatcattatatttcatttagaacaaccggtAGAGCCACGTtattgcctaaatgaaatatatgatttaataaattagtagcagtaaagtaaaagttagttgcgggAAAGCAAAAGTTAGTTGCAGTAAAATAAAAGTTAGATGCgggaaagtaaaagttagttgcagtaaaataaaagttagatacgaaaaataaaagttagttgcgataaagtaaatgttagattgttagatgttagtattaaatcataatatttcatttagaacaatcggcagagccacgctatcgtctaaatgaaatataggatataattatatatatatatatatatatatatatatatatatatatatatataatataacaataataatatttgatgaaatatttattgtgtAAAAActaaacaacaaatcaagataaccacttaaatggtatcaagcatttgatgtaaattgatCACAACAAATAATTCACTTTTATACTTACAATAAAAAGaagttagctaaatgaaaaaaataaagaaagaatacacaaaatataaacaatcttacttcaccaagaattcatcctcttcaccttgacataatagatttagcttgccatAAGCTTACTTTTGATCAACACTAAAATCATCACTCGTAATTGGTAAAATGGAAAATATATTGGAAATTGGAACTTTTATACAAACACACTATTTTACAATGAGATAGAATGATTCTCAAGCTAGCAcaaggcctctatttatagaccaAATGAGAGAAAGcgtcaaaaattttattaatgcCATGTAGTTGTAATAGTAGTTTTTTTCTCctccaacttcaattccatggcCCTTCTTTCAATGCTATGCTCCACGACTTTAATCACCGAATTTGACTCTATTCAAAACAGCAAACATGTGGAGAATTGTCTGTAGATGACTTTGGCCTTTTGGTTCACCTCATTTGGttaaatattgaaatagttatgatttttttactaTACGCTAGTCATAGTAAAAGTAAATCTATCCTCCTTTTGATATTTGCACAATTTGAATATCTTAATGAACTTTTTAGGCAAtcatgtcttctgcaaagttgtagataatttctcaaggATTCCGAACATGTTTGAACCACCTCCATTTGAATTTTGtagcttgagttatcattattttaccaacacgtagaaaacctgaaaataaaacatatttagtaagacaattaaatataaacaaacaataataaaataacataattttataattttaatgaaacttaaattttaaaatataggttttaacatataataaattattaattttaagtttcatcactGTACTTCTGGACTCGGCAATTTCGAAAACTACACCTTCGAATTTGGTAAGTGGGTTTTTGTTATGTACCTTcttgtatttttaaactttgtatataaataatatgaCATGCTTGTATGTGTGTCCATATGTTCGAAAATCAGTGttgttataatttaaaattttgatagatGATATGCTCTTTCTGTTCTTCGAAATTCTTTGATTCCGCTGTATCCTTCTGAAATCTTGATAAGTTCTGTCCGAAAAATCTGAATTCTGTGTTGCACTGTTACAACTcgatttgaaatgggacgagaattgtaattctgtctggcccccattggtgggtataaaatcaTGTTCTGTCTGGCCCTCATCGGTGAGTATAAAACCGTGTTATGGCCTCACCTCTTTgtggactaacatattggggacaatttgaccatggaaatgagaagAGTAACAGTGTTGTGATTGTtctgaattgtttttaattGCTTCTGAACTGCTCTGATTCGTCTGATAAcctttgtctcatatttgattCGGTTCTGTTATGATAAGTTAAAAGTATTAAGATTTGAAAGTTTGTTAAAGAAATGCTTTAAAGATTAAGTTCTATATGAATCATtggaaatcgatcgaccccccacttgctgagtgttttccaaaacactcaccccttacaaatttcagataaaaatgaagagCAACTGAATGAGGAGGAACAAGAAGCTTTCTGGGGATGGTAGTCGATGAGCAAGATTCAAGAATCAagattttttcttctttttgtttAGTTCCACTTCCgcaactctgatgtatttttattctattgtcaatgtaaagacaatgttttagttatgaaaaagactggttattTGGCATTTCGATACgaggcttaattgttttcaagtaattattaaacaatgccggatgttaCCGACGCTTCGGTCTCGGGGCGTCACACATACTGTGTAACATCACGTGCTAAAATAACTAATTttactttaaaatttgcggaaaaataaaaattttcttatttaaatCGTAAACCCTCGAATTTTAAATTGAACAAAATGTTTGACTAAATTCTTGAAATTAGTCCAAGTACAAAAATATATTCAGGgcataaaaatatcattcataacaACTGAAAAAGCATTATTTGAAACGAGCATAAGAAAATACTTAGTTTCCAACAAAACGTGAATTaataaaatcagagtaaaaaTGTTTAACGTGCATAAGATCATTTCATAACAATAACGGTCATCGGGTTTGCACAATTGCACTGCACATAGTCCGAGCAAGCTCACTGGTCAGCATCTCCTGCCTCCTCAAAAGCATCATCAtttgtatcgatcaagtctagtgagcctaaaaaCTCAACATGCATAAACCACAAATAGCAAGTAATACTTAATAAAATTCATGCATTTGAAAGTAATGCGCACGTAATAAAAACTAAGCATAAATAAGCATAGACGTGCCATAgctgcataaacattttcataagagCGCTTCCATCATATCATACATAATCATACATAATTTTGCGTAGAAATATGTTTCAAATCAAATTGCCCATAACATGAAtctcctgatcagactaaaccacagtactaggctgATAGGGATCACCACGGCCTTTCAATCGGATTTCCACTCCCACATACATAAATCCTCGGACATACTTTACCGGGTGTATAGATCGTCGGTCATGTTTTACAACTTTCCACTCTCATAATCATACATCCCtcatcatgctttaccgggtggccacaagacaaatCACATACCtccaaaataatatatttttgcaCGTCAATCATACTTACAAACGATGTGGGCTTCGTTGGATTGCCCCCGGACACGCTGCTACGACATCTAAAATAAACAACCAAAACAGCCCCTAAACTTGCATATTACCCTTTGACAACCCGAGGTATCAAATAGATAGATCAAGTCCATTTTGGAGAAAACGGTAATCCCACTAGGAAAGACTTGAGATTggatgatgctttgtgggccTACAGAACTGCGTATAAGACATCAATTGATATGTCACTCTATAGGTTAGTTTTTGGGAAGCCATGTCATTCTCTAGTAGAGTTAGAGCACAAAGCATATTGGGAAGTAGCCGGTGATGTGCATCGCCACCCAGAGGTTTGGTAAAGATGTCAGCCAATTGATCACTAGAACGTAAGTAGACAAGAGCAATAAGACTTGCCTGAATTTTTTCGCGTACAAAATGACAATCAATCTTAATATATTTTGTGCGCTCGTGAAATACATGGTTCTCGACAATGTGAATAGCAGCATGACAATCGCAGTGAACAAACATTGGTTTTGGTTGATGGAAGCCCAGATCTGAAAAGAGATATCTTAAGCATTGTAATTCAGAAGTTAGTGCAGCTAGAGAACGATATTCATTTTCTGCAGAGGAACGAGAAACTGTAGATTGTTTCTTTGTTTTCAAAGAAATGATGCAAGAACCTAGCATGGTGAAACAACCAATGGTGGATCGACGAGTAGTTGGACAACCAACCTAATCAGAATTAGCGTATACTATCAAAGTAAGAAAACTAGATGCAGAAAGAAATAAACCCTTACTAACAGTTCCTTTTAGATAACAAAGAACCCTGTATGAAACATCGAGATGACTAGATTAAGGGCACTGCATGAATTGACTAAGTACATTTACGCCAAATTAAATATTGGGTCAAGTTACAATGAGGTATAAAAGTCTCCCCACGAGTCGACGATAAACTGCTGGATCAAAAAGAAGAGTGTCATCATTTGATCTCAAACGAAGGTGTTGTTCCATAGGAAAATCAGATGGCCGAGATCCGATCATTCTAGAACCGGATAAGATATCAAGAGTATATTTTCGTTGACATAGAAAAATACCTTGTTTAGAACAGGAGACTTTAATACCTAAAAAATACTTAATATTACCAAGACCTTTAATGGAGAAAGATTGAGAAAGAAAATTCTTGATATCGGAAATGGCATCATCATTGTTTCCAGTGATAATAATGTCATCTACATATACGAGAATGAAAATAGAAATCTGATCACGTATATATGTAAAAAGACCATAATCTGAAATAGATTGATGAAAACCGTGTTCAATAAATGTGCTTGAGAATTTAGAAAACCATTGACGAtaagcttgtttaagaccatagaTAGATTCGTTTAATTTACACAAGCGAGTCTCACCCTTATGAGAGAATCCTGGAAGAAGTTTCATATAGACCTCTTCATTGAGATCACCTTGTAGGAACACATTGTTGACATCAAATTGGTGTAAAGAACAACTTTTTATGGCAGCAATGGAAAAGAGAAAATGAATAGTGACTAGTTTGGCTACTGGTGCGAAAGTATCTTGAGTGTAGCCTTTGGTAACTAGATGAACTTTATATCTTTCAATAGAACCATATgatagatattttattttgtaaactcATTTACAACCAAtacatgatttattaatttGACTACATTATAATTAGTTTTTGATAGAATTTAATTTCTTAGTAgtaattaattttgaaaatgtCTCATTaccttattatattttatttatagcaCAATTAAATTCATACCTTATCGTGAGAATAATCTATACTCACACTACAAcatatttatttgaattgattttggTTAATTTGGATGTGACACGACGAATCGCTACCAAGGAACGTAACATATAAGATAAGAGAAACTATGAAACAAAAAAGACAACTCAACTCCAAAAAAACAACTTGCTACAAGATTTCGATCATAGTCTCAATCCTAGATCATCACATTTAGGCATGctcaaatattgtgcaaacgatatgatatatgatatacaattgaaaatatatttttttgttctCGATTAGTCTttctaagaaaaaaaaaatcaaatgtaGCTTGCTCAAACAATAATCCAGTTATTATTCAAGAGATTCATGATCTAAGTGGGTGATATATGAGTTCAAAGAGTTTATTAAcaatcaaaaattttcttttaaaattacattatttttcaaaaagatcaaattgaaaagttcaaatactttttaaaataattactatGAGTGttgtgtaaaatattttttttaattatctaaacctcatttttttttcttaaaaaaagtaTGTTCACCTAATTTTATGACACCTTTAAACATAATTTAAAGACGGCTCGGCTCGTCCACCGCTTAGTGTCATCCTTCCCCGCCCAGTATCTAAAGGAGTGTCT includes:
- the LOC140810209 gene encoding uncharacterized protein; this translates as MVRKEVGDKYFCILVDEARDISKREQMAIILRFVNNHRILTERFFYIKSVSYTTSMNLKNEISNVLVHHDIHVKKIRVHGYDGASNMRGAWNGLQALFLKDCPYAYYVHCFAHRLQLTLVSAAKDIGNLQRPRATRWSSHYDSVKSFIGMYTATCKVFEVLSDYSPNGRSKAEVRGIYRNMESFEFVFILNLMHKIMRTPYTICQIL
- the LOC140810210 gene encoding uncharacterized protein, which codes for MWPHQPDMLEYPSTKFGSQNRPFQKKWFQKFYWLEYSPSTNKGNQGKTCAFIANIGSAASSPHTMCERRDENLMRLLQHIDKMMHAQSKEEKEKNRLRLSTSIVDVRWLALQGCTFRGNDESLSSSNRENFLELVKAFAKMNTKIDEVVLDNAPKKCPIHRSRNSKRYFTYYGQ